TACATCGTCAACTCCTGCaagagaaaacagaaaaacaacgtACAGGAGACAGTCAGAGGAGTGCTGTGCTTTACGGCTCATCTagtgaaaaatgtttttcaatgctGTATATTCTCCTTTTTCCTTCTCAGGACAGATAGTTTGGCTTCATGAAACTCAGAAGAACGAAAGTATGTTTAAATCATCATCAAAGGAAAAGAGGAATACAGCTTTCTCCTACTGGATCTTTCTCCTATTGGGGGGCAGGGGGGAGGTCTTTCAAAGAATTTCATTAAAGTCGCAAGCGGTCTCAGTCTTCCCTTGGTCACTCAGTCCTGTGAAATACGCACTGCTGCGGTAGTTCTAGCCACTGCAGATTACCCCTGGATTATTTCACACTTGGACTACAATTCCCATTcgtccccagattctgatactcttgTAAAACACAATGAACGCAAGTGTGCCTTTAGTACAGATCTGTCATTGAGTTAATAAAACAGTCTTGGTTAAAACCAATGGTGTTCGAGCTATTGAAACTGTGTGCCAGGATCGGTAAGACCAAGACCAGCAGCACCTAGTAACTGGACTAACACAGCAGAAGCCCCCATGACTCTTACCATAATAGCATTAACAATatcgttgttgttgttcttcagtGCACGGACAGCCTTCGCTCGAGACACGTTCGCCTGGGACATTACCAGCTCAATGTCCTTGATCTCGACACCGGTCTCGTCAATCTCAAGAGGAAATTAGAGGGTGACAttgttaattacaaataaataaaagtcactTCCAGCATAGCGTGCTGTATCAGATTgtgcacccccctcccctctcttctcAGGACAGATAGCTTGTCTTCAGTAGACTCAGAAGAACGAAAGTCATACTGTTTAATCATCACAGAAGAATACATCGAAAAGCTCAGGACTGATACACCACAAGTTTAGCTAGAAAGGTTGGTCGCTATGCACAGATGGCTTTACAGACACCAGGGTCCATGCATCTGCAACATACTGATGAGTGAAAGCTACACCAAACTCGGGCAGCCTGCTTACCTCTTCCTCTTCGCTCTCCTCCTGTACGGTAGGAGTCTGTGTGTTTTCTTGGATGTTTGAAACTGCTTCTCCCTGGACCTTGAACTTCTCTGCGGCTGCCAGCTGTGCCTGCTGGGAGAGATCTTCAATCTGggaaggaagagaaaaaaaaaaaacatgacgaGAATTACTAAGTACTTGTTTATGTGCACTTCATATTGTCTGTACCagagttttaaaaatgtagattttaaGCCACAATTTCTGAACCTTTCAATGCGCGAGATGATCTCGATTGCATTTCTTTGTGCAAACAGAACGGTACTAAAACTGTGTAAATAACTCTTAATAAATTACTTGTTCGTATCAACTGTCAAATTTCTTGGACTGAAGACAACGTTCCCCACTTTCCCTTCTCAGGACAGACAGTTTGTCTTCAGTAGACTCAGAAGAACGAAAGTCATACTGTTTAAATCATCATCGAAGGAAAAAGCGGAGCTGTTTAAAATGCCGAGGGCTTACCTTGGCCTCTCCGAACACAATGTAGGTGTCTGACGCGGGGCTCTTGTAGACGTCTGGTTTCGTGATGACAAACAGGATGTTCTTCGATTTCCTGATAGTGACCCTGGTTACCCCTGTGACCTGGCGAAGCCCCAGTTTGGACATGGCCTGGAGAGAAGGAAACAAAAAAGTCTAAACCTCATCCACAGCTTTCAGTTATATTGAACTTTGTGCAAAAGACAGGTGGCACGTGCTCCGTCACGACAAAGGATCCTCTTGAATGACCGCAATGGTAACCATCAATCTTTTCTGTAATCTCACTTTCCCTTCTCAGGACAGATGGTTTGGCTTCACCAGACTCAGAAGAACGAAAGTCATACTGTTTAACTCATCACTGAAGGAAAAGGAGACTGCTTTCGTAATTCagaaacacttttacaaaaaacGCCTTCGCAAAAAAGGTTAGTCTGCAACTTGTCTACGAAGTCAGCCCTCATGCAAAATCTTACCTTGCGTGCTTTCTTCTCACTTCGGCTCTGTTTTGCTTTGCTGACTGGTTCTTCGTCAATCTCGGCAGCTGCAGCAAGCTGGGCAAATAGTCATTCGTTAGGATGAAATCAAAGACATGCGAGGtgtatacaatatgttttaatTGTGCAAGTATCTTTTCTTAATTGGTGGCAACTCGAACCATCTATACAGGTTTGCCTTGCATGTAAAAAGTAGCATACCATAAAACAAATGTCTGCTGCAAATTAACAGGGCTTTTGCTCCAAGTAGGATGACAAAACAGAGTTTTACCTTGgtgctaactaaaataaaaagtggttagaagtgtacaaacaaaagaaCGATCCAAACTTGCTAAGATCACACAGCTATCAATCCGCAGTGGACTGAAAACATGCATCCGATGTGGCCAAAGGCAGTAAAACTGAGCACAGAATCTTCCGTCCCTCCCTTACCTGTGCCTGCTGCGTGTGCGTGGAGTCCTGTTCCTCAAGATCAGGCACGGACTCGTCACTGTCGGACTCCGTGCCAGACCCTGCAAGGTAacaaaaaggaaatgcattttaatacactCTGTTTATACACGTTAGGATCCCAACAGAAACATGACCCATAATCCACTGGGGTTCACCAAAATGCAGAAGCATTAATGGGTTTTAAACCAATTACAATGAACCCGAAGCAGACAGGGCCCTCCATCTACTTGGGATCCTAACACAAGCCTAACTGTCAGGGAACCAGCAATATTCTTGTATCATTAGATTTAAAAAGACTGATTGTTAGCATACTAGCAAAGAGACGTCCATGTTGATAAGGTTTTCAACTTTTCTGgacagaacataaaaaaaaaaagtgacctgaCATTTTTAACCTGCATTTGTGTCACCTTGCAAGGTGATTCTTGATCTTTTGTTTGGTAATTTCTGAAAACgagtcaataaaaaaacaaaaagataaaaaaaaaaaagcataccttgAGATGCCCTTTCTACATCAAAccccggcacacacacacatttccgcTGTTACAAGCGCAAcaccctttttaaaaaagcagaccCACACTTTAGTAACAATAGTggtgacacacacaaacaggcaaAGGATAAAACTACAGAACAATCTAAACACAGCGTAACACAAACCAAACTATTGCAGCATTCAGTAATCCCAAGAAATCCTACATTGTTAATGTGATTAGAACATAATcccctaccaaaaaaaaaaagtgcatttgctATACATCTTTGTCTAAAAACCTCTACATTGTTAACATGCAAAACACACAGGATCTAATTCACACCATTTAATGCACTTTCGCCACCTGCAAAATGCCACGATCGTAGCGCTAGATCAGGGTTAGGAAACTACAGCCTTACTGCTGCAGACTGTTCTacttgcacaaaaaaaacaccacaccaatCTGAACCACCAATCATTAGACTGGATGGGCATGGAGAGCAGGTATGAGGCATGCTAGTCACAGGATAATGTGCTGATCCCTCATCACTATACATGGGGAATGACAGGACTACCTGGTTTTTATCAGGAGGGGCTGAGTTGTCTGCCATTTATTGGAACAGGTTACAGCAAGGGTAGGAAGACACCATGCGCATTTAGAAACGAGACAGAATTATACCCTTGTCATTCTTGATCACAGGCTCCTGCTTGGCGGGAGCTTTAACCGGGGCTGGTTTGGGGGTGGCAGGAGCAGCTGCTTTGGGCATCTCTACCAGGATGGGGGGCTGGAAGTCAATCTCAGGGGTTGGCTCTTCGGGGGGAATGAGGGGTGGCAGGTCTTCATCGTCATCcacgacagcagcagcaggaggaggaagAGTAGATGCTGGAGCTGGGGCAGGTTTGGGGGCTGGAGGGGGGGCAGAAGACGGAGCTTTTTCTGCAGCAGATGGAGACGAAGATGGCTTAGGACTCA
This Polyodon spathula isolate WHYD16114869_AA unplaced genomic scaffold, ASM1765450v1 scaffolds_825, whole genome shotgun sequence DNA region includes the following protein-coding sequences:
- the naca gene encoding nascent polypeptide-associated complex subunit alpha isoform X38: MPGEATETVPATEQEMQQPQAETASGEVSGSPTPVTESTETIKEAATESPPEGASPEGASEAAQTEADSGSAAPALTAQEPSASGEVSCSSAPVTEATETTKEAGTESPPEGASPEGVSEAAQTEADSGPAAPALTAQEPSASGEVSCSSAPVTEATETTKEAGTESPPEGASPEGASEAAQTEADSGSAAPALTAQEPSAPKPAPAPASTLPPPAAAVVDDDEDLPPLIPPEEPTPEIDFQPPILVEMPKAAAPATPKPAPVKAPAKQEPVIKNDKGSGTESDSDESVPDLEEQDSTHTQQAQLAAAAEIDEEPVSKAKQSRSEKKARKAMSKLGLRQVTGVTRVTIRKSKNILFVITKPDVYKSPASDTYIVFGEAKIEDLSQQAQLAAAEKFKVQGEAVSNIQENTQTPTVQEESEEEEIDETGVEIKDIELVMSQANVSRAKAVRALKNNNNDIVNAIMELTM
- the naca gene encoding nascent polypeptide-associated complex subunit alpha isoform X42 — translated: MPGEATETVPATEQEMQQPQAETGSGTESDSDESVPDLEEQDSTHTQQAQLAAAAEIDEEPVSKAKQSRSEKKARKAMSKLGLRQVTGVTRVTIRKSKNILFVITKPDVYKSPASDTYIVFGEAKIEDLSQQAQLAAAEKFKVQGEAVSNIQENTQTPTVQEESEEEEIDETGVEIKDIELVMSQANVSRAKAVRALKNNNNDIVNAIMELTM
- the naca gene encoding nascent polypeptide-associated complex subunit alpha isoform X37 — protein: MPGEATETVPATEQEMQQPQAETASGEVSGSPTPVTESTETIKEAATESPPEGASPEGASEAAQTEADSGSAAPALTAQEPSASGEVSCSSAPVTEATETTKEAGTESPPEGASPEGVSEAAQTEADSGPAAPALTAQEPSASGEVSCSSAPVTEATETTKEAGTESPPEGASPEGASEAAQTEADSGSAAPALTAQEPSEKAPSSAPPPAPKPAPAPASTLPPPAAAVVDDDEDLPPLIPPEEPTPEIDFQPPILVEMPKAAAPATPKPAPVKAPAKQEPVIKNDKGSGTESDSDESVPDLEEQDSTHTQQAQLAAAAEIDEEPVSKAKQSRSEKKARKAMSKLGLRQVTGVTRVTIRKSKNILFVITKPDVYKSPASDTYIVFGEAKIEDLSQQAQLAAAEKFKVQGEAVSNIQENTQTPTVQEESEEEEIDETGVEIKDIELVMSQANVSRAKAVRALKNNNNDIVNAIMELTM
- the naca gene encoding nascent polypeptide-associated complex subunit alpha isoform X40, with the protein product MPGEATETVPATEQEMQQPQAETEKAPSSAPPPAPKPAPAPASTLPPPAAAVVDDDEDLPPLIPPEEPTPEIDFQPPILVEMPKAAAPATPKPAPVKAPAKQEPVIKNDKGSGTESDSDESVPDLEEQDSTHTQQAQLAAAAEIDEEPVSKAKQSRSEKKARKAMSKLGLRQVTGVTRVTIRKSKNILFVITKPDVYKSPASDTYIVFGEAKIEDLSQQAQLAAAEKFKVQGEAVSNIQENTQTPTVQEESEEEEIDETGVEIKDIELVMSQANVSRAKAVRALKNNNNDIVNAIMELTM
- the naca gene encoding nascent polypeptide-associated complex subunit alpha isoform X41 — its product is MPGEATETVPATEQEMQQPQAETAPKPAPAPASTLPPPAAAVVDDDEDLPPLIPPEEPTPEIDFQPPILVEMPKAAAPATPKPAPVKAPAKQEPVIKNDKGSGTESDSDESVPDLEEQDSTHTQQAQLAAAAEIDEEPVSKAKQSRSEKKARKAMSKLGLRQVTGVTRVTIRKSKNILFVITKPDVYKSPASDTYIVFGEAKIEDLSQQAQLAAAEKFKVQGEAVSNIQENTQTPTVQEESEEEEIDETGVEIKDIELVMSQANVSRAKAVRALKNNNNDIVNAIMELTM